A single genomic interval of Granulicella tundricola MP5ACTX9 harbors:
- a CDS encoding YdeI/OmpD-associated family protein — translation MSGRTKTVVMNPAVDAYIDRAKPFAIPILLHLRGLIHKASTEVVEEIKWSRPFFSYKGAILCNISGFTKHCSIGFWGTEIGAVLREAGAVKDEGMGSLGKITSLKDLPRDKVLVGWLKQAMGFVDSGEYTSPIAARRQVVKAAKAEIEVPSDFSEALGKGTKTAGVWAGFSPSCKREYLEWITGAKRAETRAARIVSAVGWIGEGKQRNWKYQG, via the coding sequence ATGAGCGGACGAACGAAGACTGTGGTGATGAATCCTGCGGTGGATGCTTATATCGACCGGGCGAAGCCGTTTGCGATTCCGATTTTGCTGCACCTGCGCGGGTTGATCCATAAGGCGTCCACTGAGGTGGTGGAAGAGATCAAGTGGTCGAGGCCGTTCTTCTCTTACAAGGGGGCGATTCTTTGTAATATCTCCGGGTTTACGAAGCATTGCAGCATAGGGTTCTGGGGGACGGAGATTGGCGCGGTGCTGCGGGAGGCCGGGGCGGTGAAGGATGAGGGGATGGGGTCGCTGGGGAAGATCACATCGTTGAAGGATCTGCCCAGGGATAAGGTGCTGGTGGGTTGGCTGAAGCAGGCGATGGGGTTTGTGGATTCGGGCGAGTATACGAGTCCGATCGCGGCTCGGCGACAGGTGGTGAAGGCCGCTAAGGCGGAGATCGAGGTGCCTTCAGATTTCTCCGAGGCGCTGGGGAAGGGGACGAAGACTGCCGGGGTCTGGGCGGGGTTCAGCCCGAGTTGCAAGCGGGAGTACCTGGAATGGATTACAGGGGCGAAGCGGGCGGAGACCCGGGCGGCGAGGATTGTGAGTGCCGTGGGGTGGATTGGGGAAGGGAAGCAGAGGAACTGGAAGTACCAGGGGTGA
- a CDS encoding CocE/NonD family hydrolase gives MTHLSRAALAALSLSLCTTFAFAQDKPVGNDIPPSFTPPTRAPYKPFVEEADYTRRIAMIPMRDGTKLYTVIMIPKGAKNAPIVLTRTCYNAAARASANRETAGNALATAMPAARPGREAAAKAPSPHLIDELGLPDEVFVKAGYIRIYQDVRGKYGSEGVYLMTPPPVGPYNPTGADDTTDAYDTIDWLVKNTPESNGRVGMIGSSYEGYTVVMALLNPHPALKAAIPESPMVDGWKGDDWFHYGAFRERMLDYFVGQTAARGAGPRVPHKHHDDYANFLEAGSAGDFARSLGEDQLPYWKTVEAHPAYDGFWQSQALDKLVSAKPLTVPTMWLQGLWDQEDMWGANHAYKLWEAKDTHNDMNFLVMGPWFHSQINREGHTMGPFIWDGDTTEYVREDIFMPFFNQYLVDGAPKANTPPVLIYNTGENHWDKLQKWPLSCDKNCGATSKPLYLRAEGKLSYDAPTAGEAKFSEYVSEPANPVPFLPRTGDTGTWQTWLVQDQRFVDNRPDVLTYTSEVLTAPTRVSGVPEVNLYASTSGTDSDWIVKLIDVYPDDATGPAAMAGYELPISLDIFRGRYRKSFEHPEAAKPNAPELIKYDLPNVNHIFQPGHRIMVQVQSTLFPLYDRNPQTFVPNIFDAKAGDYKKATQHIYQTPGTASFINLPIVP, from the coding sequence ATGACCCATCTCAGCCGTGCCGCACTCGCCGCTCTGTCTCTCTCGCTCTGCACCACCTTTGCATTCGCTCAGGACAAGCCCGTCGGCAACGACATCCCGCCATCCTTTACGCCGCCCACCCGCGCACCGTACAAGCCGTTCGTGGAAGAAGCCGACTACACCCGCCGCATCGCCATGATCCCCATGCGCGACGGCACGAAGCTCTACACCGTCATCATGATTCCCAAGGGCGCGAAGAACGCACCCATCGTCCTGACGCGCACCTGCTACAATGCCGCCGCACGCGCCAGCGCTAACCGCGAGACCGCAGGCAATGCCCTCGCTACTGCAATGCCCGCAGCGCGTCCGGGGCGGGAGGCCGCTGCCAAGGCGCCATCGCCCCACCTCATCGACGAACTTGGCCTGCCGGACGAGGTCTTCGTCAAAGCCGGCTATATCCGCATCTACCAGGACGTGCGCGGCAAGTACGGTTCAGAGGGTGTGTACCTCATGACACCGCCGCCCGTCGGCCCCTATAACCCCACCGGCGCGGACGATACCACCGACGCCTACGACACCATCGACTGGCTGGTGAAGAACACGCCGGAATCAAACGGTCGCGTGGGCATGATCGGCTCGTCGTATGAGGGCTACACGGTCGTCATGGCGCTGCTGAATCCGCACCCGGCGCTCAAGGCCGCCATCCCCGAAAGCCCCATGGTCGATGGCTGGAAGGGTGACGACTGGTTCCACTACGGCGCGTTCCGTGAGCGCATGTTGGACTACTTTGTAGGCCAGACCGCCGCTCGCGGTGCCGGCCCGCGCGTCCCGCACAAGCACCACGACGACTACGCCAACTTCCTCGAAGCCGGCTCCGCAGGCGACTTCGCCCGCTCTCTCGGCGAGGATCAGCTTCCCTACTGGAAGACGGTTGAAGCCCACCCGGCTTACGACGGCTTCTGGCAGAGCCAGGCGCTCGATAAGCTCGTCTCCGCCAAACCCCTCACCGTCCCCACCATGTGGCTGCAGGGTCTCTGGGACCAGGAGGATATGTGGGGCGCAAACCACGCGTACAAGCTCTGGGAGGCCAAGGACACCCACAACGACATGAACTTCCTTGTCATGGGTCCGTGGTTCCACTCGCAGATCAACCGTGAAGGCCACACCATGGGGCCCTTCATCTGGGACGGCGACACGACCGAGTATGTCCGCGAAGACATCTTCATGCCCTTCTTCAACCAGTACCTCGTCGATGGCGCACCCAAGGCGAACACTCCTCCGGTCCTGATCTACAACACCGGCGAGAACCACTGGGACAAGCTGCAGAAATGGCCGCTAAGCTGCGACAAGAACTGCGGGGCCACCTCCAAGCCCTTGTACCTGCGTGCTGAAGGCAAGCTCTCGTACGACGCACCCACTGCGGGCGAAGCCAAGTTCTCCGAGTACGTTTCAGAGCCAGCCAACCCAGTACCCTTCCTGCCGCGCACCGGCGACACCGGCACCTGGCAGACGTGGCTGGTGCAGGATCAGCGCTTCGTGGACAACCGCCCCGATGTCCTCACCTATACCTCGGAGGTCCTTACCGCGCCAACCCGCGTCAGCGGCGTGCCTGAGGTCAACCTCTACGCCTCTACCTCCGGGACCGACAGCGACTGGATCGTCAAGCTCATCGACGTCTACCCCGACGATGCCACCGGCCCCGCTGCCATGGCAGGCTACGAGCTTCCCATCTCGCTCGATATCTTCCGAGGCCGTTATCGCAAGAGCTTCGAGCATCCAGAGGCCGCCAAGCCGAATGCACCTGAGTTGATCAAGTACGATCTGCCCAACGTCAACCACATCTTCCAGCCCGGCCACCGCATCATGGTGCAGGTCCAGTCGACGCTGTTTCCGCTCTACGACCGCAACCCCCAGACCTTCGTACCCAACATCTTCGACGCGAAGGCCGGGGACTACAAGAAGGCCACACAACACATCTACCAGACACCCGGAACCGCCAGCTTCATCAATCTGCCCATCGTCCCGTAG
- a CDS encoding TonB family protein, whose protein sequence is MGQQQPFTGESRPAPVIVDVKPSPYPQLAFAAHVSGVVKLDLAVRHDGTIQSADVISGPAMLRQAALGAVQQARFDCHDCDEATTQTHVTVQYTLGEVRPCPAAEESSTAFIEKATYLQVTHSDDAISITERPIGTCDYAATISKNSARSVKCLFLWHCGWR, encoded by the coding sequence ATGGGACAGCAGCAACCATTCACCGGCGAGTCGCGCCCCGCACCCGTCATAGTCGATGTAAAGCCTTCGCCTTATCCTCAACTCGCGTTCGCCGCGCATGTATCGGGAGTTGTGAAACTAGACCTGGCGGTTCGCCACGATGGAACGATTCAATCTGCTGATGTGATTAGTGGCCCCGCTATGCTCAGACAGGCTGCGTTAGGTGCCGTCCAGCAAGCCCGTTTTGATTGTCATGATTGCGACGAGGCAACAACGCAAACCCATGTAACCGTGCAATACACACTGGGTGAGGTTAGACCTTGCCCAGCAGCCGAGGAGTCTTCCACCGCTTTCATCGAGAAAGCGACGTATCTGCAAGTCACTCATTCAGACGATGCGATCAGTATTACTGAGCGACCAATCGGAACATGTGATTATGCTGCGACGATCTCAAAGAATTCAGCTCGCTCAGTCAAATGCCTTTTCCTATGGCATTGTGGCTGGCGTTAG
- a CDS encoding DUF2237 family protein, with the protein MSDLDTKVTGKGKNVLGQPLAVCGCEPMTGFYRTGCCETGPDDYGVHTICCLVDAKFLEASKALGNDLSTPMPQYGFAGLKPGDKWCVCAARWLQVQQAGAGCPVVLEATHENTLKIVPFELLIQYAVIPDQLH; encoded by the coding sequence ATGTCGGATCTGGATACGAAGGTGACGGGTAAGGGTAAGAACGTTTTGGGTCAGCCGCTGGCGGTGTGTGGGTGCGAGCCGATGACCGGGTTCTACCGGACGGGTTGCTGTGAGACCGGGCCGGACGACTATGGCGTCCATACCATCTGCTGCCTGGTGGACGCCAAGTTTCTGGAGGCCTCCAAGGCTCTGGGGAACGACCTTTCTACGCCGATGCCGCAGTACGGGTTCGCCGGGCTGAAGCCGGGGGATAAGTGGTGCGTCTGCGCGGCACGCTGGTTGCAGGTGCAGCAGGCTGGCGCGGGGTGCCCGGTGGTGCTCGAAGCGACGCATGAGAATACGTTGAAGATCGTTCCGTTCGAGCTGCTGATTCAGTATGCGGTGATTCCGGATCAGCTTCACTAA
- a CDS encoding sodium:solute symporter family protein, with the protein MNLYAIVIGLIVITLLTVSLARFSKVKTKADYLVAGRSLPAFVLVFTLLSSWIGSGSLLAGAENAYKHGFAALWQAAGGWAGLILIYFIAPRARKFAQFTIPDLLEARYSQTARVLGVIAVLFTYTAITSYQLIGGGDIVHLIFPNISARHGQEIIAAFVIVFTAIAGMSSVAYMDVAIGILATVTLLVALPILTKSAGGWHQVAAVLPASHFQLMGDFSLLHCFELLIPTCLLMLGNQSMYQKFFSAKSEKDATRAVVGWFIGILILETVIVALAVVGSALFRTGEVHDNPREVLAYTALHGLPHIIGAIMVGAIFAKVISTANNFLFSPATNLINDVFVRYIRPDASNRTILLVSRLMVVFLGLWSLAQSLGTRSVLEKALYAYTIYSAALTPVILAAFFWRRATAAGAVSSIAAGTVVTVFWASDIVHTHLPPALAERDAIFPALIASLICLFAVSLLTSKPTEAQLAPFLES; encoded by the coding sequence ATGAATCTTTACGCGATCGTCATCGGCCTCATCGTCATCACGCTGCTCACCGTCTCCCTCGCCCGCTTCAGCAAGGTGAAGACCAAAGCCGACTACCTCGTCGCAGGCAGATCGCTCCCCGCTTTCGTCCTCGTCTTCACGTTGCTGAGCTCATGGATCGGCTCCGGCTCGCTCCTCGCAGGCGCGGAAAACGCGTACAAGCACGGCTTTGCCGCACTCTGGCAAGCCGCCGGCGGATGGGCCGGCCTCATCCTCATCTACTTCATCGCGCCCCGCGCCCGCAAGTTCGCGCAGTTCACCATCCCGGATCTGCTGGAAGCACGCTACTCCCAGACCGCGCGCGTGCTCGGCGTCATCGCGGTACTGTTTACCTATACCGCCATCACCAGCTACCAGCTCATCGGCGGCGGCGATATCGTTCACCTCATCTTCCCCAACATCTCCGCGCGCCACGGCCAGGAGATCATCGCCGCCTTCGTCATCGTCTTCACCGCCATCGCAGGCATGAGCTCCGTCGCGTACATGGACGTCGCCATCGGCATCCTCGCCACCGTTACCCTCCTCGTCGCACTGCCCATCCTTACCAAGTCCGCTGGTGGCTGGCACCAGGTCGCCGCCGTCCTGCCCGCCTCGCACTTCCAGCTCATGGGTGACTTCTCCCTCCTGCACTGCTTCGAGCTCCTTATCCCCACCTGCCTCCTCATGCTCGGCAACCAGTCCATGTACCAGAAGTTCTTCTCCGCCAAATCAGAGAAGGACGCCACCCGGGCCGTCGTCGGCTGGTTCATCGGCATCCTCATCCTCGAGACCGTCATCGTCGCCCTCGCCGTCGTAGGCTCAGCCCTCTTCCGCACCGGAGAGGTCCATGACAACCCACGCGAGGTCCTCGCCTACACCGCCCTCCACGGCCTCCCGCACATCATCGGCGCCATCATGGTCGGAGCCATCTTCGCCAAGGTCATCTCCACCGCCAACAACTTCCTCTTCTCCCCCGCCACCAATCTCATCAACGACGTCTTCGTCCGCTACATCCGCCCCGACGCCTCCAACCGCACCATCCTTCTCGTCAGCCGCCTCATGGTCGTCTTCCTGGGTCTCTGGTCGCTGGCGCAGTCGCTGGGCACCCGCTCCGTGCTTGAGAAAGCTCTCTACGCCTACACCATCTATAGCGCAGCCCTGACCCCGGTCATCCTGGCCGCCTTCTTCTGGCGCAGGGCCACCGCCGCGGGTGCCGTCTCCAGCATCGCCGCCGGAACCGTCGTCACCGTCTTCTGGGCCTCGGACATCGTCCACACCCATCTGCCCCCGGCCCTCGCAGAGCGCGACGCCATCTTCCCCGCGCTCATCGCCTCGCTCATCTGCCTCTTCGCGGTGAGCCTCCTCACATCCAAGCCCACCGAAGCCCAGCTTGCCCCATTCCTCGAAAGCTAA
- a CDS encoding cupin domain-containing protein, whose translation MQSFGKVWLFTVAESSWKSPSGTLVAKLGPLTTQTGVKYEAVYMQSIFSPGMTAPLHTHSGMEAFYTLTGDTCLETSEGVTKARGPGNAVLVQGGLPMLLMATGKEKRRGVVLILHDVAKPPTTLNPEWKPKGLCVP comes from the coding sequence GTGCAGTCGTTTGGCAAGGTGTGGCTTTTTACGGTGGCTGAGTCGTCCTGGAAGTCGCCATCTGGAACCCTAGTTGCGAAGCTGGGACCGCTGACCACTCAAACCGGCGTGAAGTATGAGGCTGTTTACATGCAGTCTATTTTCTCGCCGGGGATGACTGCTCCGCTGCACACCCATTCGGGAATGGAAGCCTTTTATACCCTCACGGGTGACACGTGCCTTGAGACCTCGGAGGGTGTCACAAAGGCTCGCGGGCCAGGGAACGCCGTCCTCGTCCAAGGTGGGTTGCCCATGCTGCTGATGGCTACAGGAAAAGAGAAGCGCCGGGGAGTCGTCCTCATCCTTCACGATGTGGCGAAGCCACCGACCACCCTCAACCCGGAGTGGAAGCCGAAAGGTCTTTGTGTCCCCTAA
- a CDS encoding MBOAT family O-acyltransferase — protein sequence MLFVELRFFLFFAVVLAIYWSLRSNDHRKWFILFASYYFYGSWDWRFAAMLLALSAADWFFALRISQTEARRPRKLYVIASLTMNLSVLAFFKYFHFFTGSAIALAEALKFHLDEPTLKIILPVGVSFFTFQSLSYTIDVYRNEIPAVPSLRDYLMFSSFFPQLVAGPIVRPKYFVPQMDGLRSISLTDVKAMMYLFLLGYIKKVCIADNLSPFVDQVFNHPAAYSAFSSINATWLYTIQIFCDFSGYSDMAIAVAGLLGYKLVLNFDAPYLAVSIQDFWRRWHISLSSWIRDYIYISLGGRMKWRILTYRNLLITMLAGGLWHGAAWTFVAWGGAHGASQVIHQEFKRHFPITERQQPWRNLAGWFLTLNFVCLCWILFRSPNFPVAWLMIRRYLFPFAAQAFSGPQTIPS from the coding sequence ATGCTCTTCGTCGAACTCCGCTTCTTCCTCTTCTTCGCAGTTGTCCTGGCCATCTACTGGTCCCTGCGCTCGAACGACCACCGCAAATGGTTCATTCTCTTTGCCAGCTACTACTTCTACGGGTCGTGGGACTGGCGCTTCGCCGCCATGCTGCTCGCCCTCTCCGCGGCCGACTGGTTCTTCGCCCTGCGCATCTCGCAGACTGAAGCCAGACGCCCGCGCAAGCTCTACGTCATCGCCAGCCTGACAATGAACCTCTCCGTGCTGGCCTTCTTCAAGTACTTCCACTTCTTCACCGGCTCAGCGATTGCGCTGGCGGAAGCACTCAAGTTCCATCTCGACGAGCCGACACTGAAGATTATCCTGCCCGTCGGCGTGAGCTTCTTCACCTTCCAGTCGCTCAGCTACACCATCGACGTCTACCGCAATGAGATCCCCGCCGTCCCCAGCCTGCGCGACTACCTGATGTTCTCGTCGTTCTTCCCGCAGCTCGTCGCCGGCCCCATCGTTCGGCCCAAGTACTTCGTGCCGCAGATGGACGGTCTCCGCAGCATCTCGCTCACTGACGTCAAGGCGATGATGTACCTCTTCCTTCTGGGTTACATCAAGAAGGTCTGCATCGCGGACAATCTTTCGCCGTTCGTCGATCAGGTCTTCAACCACCCCGCCGCCTATAGCGCCTTCTCCTCCATCAACGCGACGTGGCTGTATACGATCCAGATCTTCTGCGACTTCTCCGGCTACTCCGATATGGCCATTGCGGTCGCCGGCCTGCTCGGGTACAAGCTTGTGCTCAACTTCGACGCGCCGTATCTCGCCGTCTCCATCCAGGACTTCTGGCGGCGCTGGCACATCTCGCTTTCAAGCTGGATTCGCGACTACATCTACATCTCGCTCGGCGGCCGCATGAAGTGGCGCATCCTCACCTATCGCAACCTGCTCATCACGATGCTCGCCGGCGGTCTCTGGCATGGCGCGGCATGGACCTTCGTGGCGTGGGGCGGTGCGCACGGCGCTTCACAGGTGATCCATCAGGAGTTCAAACGCCACTTCCCAATCACGGAACGACAACAGCCCTGGCGCAATTTGGCAGGCTGGTTCCTGACGCTCAACTTCGTTTGCCTCTGCTGGATACTCTTCCGCTCGCCCAACTTCCCCGTAGCGTGGCTCATGATCAGGCGCTACCTCTTCCCGTTCGCGGCACAAGCCTTCAGCGGGCCACAGACGATTCCTTCATAA
- a CDS encoding M28 family peptidase — protein sequence MNRSLLRPAAAIATALFLLSSAPAQEQAGDKVDLDVLAKIKSQAYDHSQVMENLYSISEVYGPRVNNSRNHRAAAEWAVTQLKAWGLQNVHLEKFDFGYGWQIKKFYAAMEAPAYAALIGFPLAWTPGTNGPITADAMYAPIHSKDDFAKYHGKLKGKIVLMFDPPHLLLHTTQDATKSPTDEEILARANAPRGGAAPAGRGAAPGGPTPRGRGRVDEGTWEYTPTSLALADEKNHDLRNEINAYLHDEAPAVVLTPGYNGDGGTIFSSYGGSQDPKDPVPPPIVAITPEQYNRIVRLLQHGTTPKLTFDVAVDYQKDDQRAYNVIGEIPGTTKKDEVVMLGGHFDSWQGGTGATDNGTGSSVAMEAVRILTTLHQPMARTVRVALWGGEEEGEWGSKAYVQQHFAPRDTMKQTPDYAKLDVYFNDDGGSGRFRGVSAGGSPQMAAIFKSWIEPIKDQHIVAVSNADTFRPTLTPGGTDSSAFSWIGLNGIGFQQDGLEYGTRTHQSNMDLYDRVQQDDVMQGSMIEAWFTYNAATRAEMLPRIPTPEPLKK from the coding sequence ATGAATCGGTCCCTCCTCAGGCCTGCTGCCGCAATCGCCACGGCTCTGTTCCTTCTCTCTTCCGCACCCGCGCAGGAACAGGCCGGCGACAAGGTTGACCTTGATGTTCTGGCAAAGATCAAGAGCCAGGCGTACGACCACTCGCAGGTCATGGAAAACCTCTATTCCATCTCCGAGGTCTACGGCCCCCGCGTCAACAACAGCCGCAACCACCGCGCCGCAGCCGAGTGGGCTGTCACGCAGTTGAAGGCATGGGGTCTGCAGAACGTCCACCTGGAAAAGTTCGACTTCGGCTACGGATGGCAGATCAAGAAGTTTTACGCCGCCATGGAAGCACCAGCCTACGCCGCGCTGATCGGCTTCCCGCTCGCCTGGACGCCAGGCACCAACGGCCCCATCACCGCAGATGCCATGTACGCGCCCATCCACTCCAAGGACGACTTCGCCAAATACCACGGCAAGCTGAAGGGCAAGATCGTTCTCATGTTTGACCCGCCCCATCTGCTGCTCCATACCACGCAGGATGCGACGAAATCGCCCACGGACGAAGAGATCCTGGCCCGCGCCAACGCTCCGCGTGGCGGCGCTGCCCCCGCTGGGCGCGGTGCTGCACCCGGCGGCCCCACCCCCCGCGGTCGAGGCAGAGTCGACGAAGGAACATGGGAGTACACCCCGACCTCCCTCGCCCTCGCAGACGAGAAGAACCACGATCTCCGCAACGAGATCAACGCCTACCTCCATGACGAAGCCCCCGCAGTCGTCCTGACGCCCGGCTATAACGGAGACGGCGGCACCATCTTCTCCTCCTACGGCGGCTCGCAGGACCCCAAAGACCCGGTCCCCCCGCCCATCGTGGCCATCACGCCGGAGCAGTACAACCGCATCGTCCGCCTGCTGCAGCACGGCACCACGCCCAAGCTGACCTTCGACGTCGCCGTGGACTACCAGAAGGATGACCAGCGCGCCTACAACGTCATCGGCGAGATCCCCGGCACCACCAAAAAAGACGAAGTCGTCATGCTCGGCGGTCACTTCGATTCCTGGCAAGGCGGCACCGGAGCCACCGACAACGGCACAGGCTCCTCCGTCGCCATGGAGGCAGTCCGCATCCTGACCACCTTGCACCAGCCCATGGCTCGCACCGTCCGCGTAGCCCTCTGGGGCGGCGAAGAGGAGGGCGAATGGGGCTCCAAAGCCTACGTCCAGCAGCACTTTGCCCCGCGTGACACCATGAAGCAGACCCCCGACTACGCCAAGCTCGACGTCTACTTCAACGACGACGGCGGCTCCGGCAGGTTCCGCGGAGTCTCCGCCGGCGGCAGCCCGCAGATGGCCGCCATCTTCAAGTCCTGGATCGAGCCCATCAAGGACCAGCACATCGTCGCCGTCTCCAACGCCGACACCTTCCGCCCCACCCTCACACCCGGCGGCACGGACTCCAGCGCCTTCTCCTGGATCGGCCTAAACGGCATCGGCTTCCAGCAGGACGGCTTGGAATACGGCACGCGCACCCACCAGTCCAACATGGATCTCTACGACCGCGTCCAGCAGGACGATGTCATGCAGGGATCCATGATCGAAGCCTGGTTCACCTACAATGCAGCCACCCGCGCGGAGATGCTCCCGCGTATCCCAACCCCAGAGCCTCTGAAGAAGTAG
- a CDS encoding TIGR03435 family protein, giving the protein MAAAVVVVAPIAIHAQVPLGQAAASYDVVSVKPNKSGPNGMSWGSTADGYRATNVSLGMLIQSAWNLKTEDLIYGLPKWDHDARFDVEGKMDADAVATLKQLPPKEARVQRDLMMQNMLIERFHLQIHHDIKQLPVYNLNVAKGGLKVKEADPANAYPEVKMGSSRVAGAGSMMFGPGQFTGNAVTLAALADNLSGTLSRLVIDKTGLTGKYDFALKYAPDDAPTTNDPGPSLFTALEEQLGLHLESTKGPVDTIVIDHLEQPTEN; this is encoded by the coding sequence ATGGCCGCAGCTGTGGTGGTTGTTGCTCCTATCGCGATTCACGCCCAGGTCCCTCTGGGGCAGGCGGCTGCGTCGTACGATGTGGTCTCCGTCAAGCCGAACAAGAGCGGCCCGAACGGCATGAGCTGGGGTAGCACTGCCGACGGTTACAGGGCCACCAATGTCTCGCTGGGTATGCTGATCCAATCCGCCTGGAACCTGAAGACGGAGGATCTGATCTACGGCCTGCCGAAATGGGATCATGACGCGCGCTTCGATGTAGAGGGCAAGATGGACGCGGATGCGGTCGCAACGCTCAAGCAACTGCCGCCGAAAGAGGCTCGCGTTCAGCGCGACCTCATGATGCAGAATATGCTGATCGAGCGCTTCCATCTCCAGATTCACCACGACATCAAGCAGCTTCCGGTCTATAACTTGAATGTCGCCAAGGGTGGGTTGAAGGTCAAAGAGGCAGACCCTGCTAACGCTTACCCTGAGGTCAAGATGGGCTCGTCCAGGGTTGCGGGTGCCGGCAGCATGATGTTCGGTCCGGGGCAGTTCACGGGCAACGCGGTCACGCTGGCTGCGCTGGCCGACAACCTGTCCGGTACCCTGAGTCGCCTCGTGATCGATAAGACTGGCCTGACGGGGAAGTACGACTTCGCACTCAAGTACGCTCCCGACGACGCCCCGACCACGAATGACCCAGGCCCATCGCTCTTCACTGCGCTGGAAGAGCAGCTTGGTCTGCATCTGGAGTCCACGAAGGGGCCGGTCGACACGATCGTCATCGACCACCTGGAGCAGCCTACGGAGAACTAG
- a CDS encoding ABC-F family ATP-binding cassette domain-containing protein — MISVSNVTMRYGSKLLFEDVSVTFTTGRRYGLTGPNGAGKSTFMKVLTGEIDAQKGTVVRPRKFGVLKQDQYEFDAYRVIDTVIMGNKALWAAMEEREIIYDKPDMTDEDGSRLGELEGIVGDEDGYEAEANAAILLQGLDIPDELHDRKMSELQGGQKVRVLLAQALFGNPQALMLDEPTNYLDLESIHWLQDFLLRYDGTVITISHDRHFLNAVCTNIADIDYETIITYNGGYDDMVLQKTSVRTRIESQNEQREKKIAQLNDFIARFSAGTRSSQVNSRKKEVERLATSELARSNIARPFIRFDMLRPSGKTVMECELVNKSYTQKDGKIEHVIQNFSAAVNRGDKVILMGRNGQGKTTMLKALLANGPGIEETDVSIDSGSVKWGHETSIGYFAQDHKGSIQLGMTASDWLHQFDPAATKEDIRGILGQMLFKGEEGLKKTDALSGGEAARLLFCKIMLQKPNILVLDEPTNHLDLESINALNQAIQKYEGTVFLVTHDQELIEEAGTRIWHFEGGPTNFKITDHKGPFEEYQQQLAMSSK; from the coding sequence ATGATTTCCGTATCCAACGTCACAATGCGCTATGGCTCGAAGCTGCTCTTCGAGGATGTCTCCGTCACCTTCACCACGGGCCGCCGTTACGGCCTGACCGGGCCTAACGGCGCGGGTAAATCGACCTTCATGAAGGTTCTGACGGGCGAGATCGACGCGCAGAAGGGGACTGTCGTCCGTCCGCGCAAGTTCGGTGTCTTGAAACAAGACCAGTACGAGTTCGACGCCTACCGCGTCATCGATACCGTCATCATGGGCAACAAGGCCCTGTGGGCGGCGATGGAAGAGCGCGAGATCATCTACGACAAGCCGGACATGACGGATGAGGACGGCTCCCGGCTGGGTGAGCTGGAAGGCATCGTCGGCGACGAGGACGGCTACGAAGCCGAAGCCAACGCCGCCATCTTGTTGCAGGGTCTCGACATCCCGGATGAGTTGCATGACCGCAAGATGAGCGAACTGCAGGGCGGCCAGAAGGTTAGGGTGCTGCTTGCGCAGGCTCTCTTCGGTAACCCGCAGGCCCTAATGCTGGACGAGCCTACGAACTATCTCGACCTTGAGTCCATCCACTGGCTGCAGGACTTCCTGCTGCGCTATGACGGCACCGTCATCACCATCTCGCACGATCGTCACTTCCTCAATGCCGTCTGCACCAACATCGCAGACATCGACTACGAGACGATCATCACGTACAACGGCGGCTACGACGACATGGTGCTGCAGAAGACCAGCGTCCGCACCCGCATCGAGAGCCAGAACGAGCAGCGAGAGAAGAAGATCGCGCAGTTGAACGACTTCATCGCCCGCTTCTCGGCCGGTACCCGGTCCAGCCAGGTGAACAGCCGCAAGAAGGAGGTCGAGCGTCTCGCTACGAGTGAGCTCGCCCGCTCCAACATCGCGCGTCCGTTCATCCGGTTCGACATGCTGCGACCCTCCGGCAAGACCGTCATGGAGTGCGAGCTCGTCAACAAGAGCTATACCCAGAAGGACGGCAAGATCGAGCACGTCATTCAGAACTTCTCCGCCGCCGTGAACCGGGGGGACAAGGTCATCCTGATGGGCCGCAACGGCCAAGGTAAGACGACCATGCTCAAGGCGCTGCTGGCCAACGGCCCCGGAATCGAAGAGACGGACGTCTCGATCGACTCGGGTTCGGTGAAGTGGGGCCATGAGACCTCCATCGGGTACTTTGCGCAGGATCACAAGGGCTCCATCCAGCTCGGCATGACGGCCAGCGATTGGCTGCACCAGTTCGATCCGGCGGCGACCAAGGAAGACATCCGCGGCATTCTCGGGCAGATGCTCTTCAAGGGCGAGGAAGGCCTGAAGAAGACCGACGCGCTCAGCGGAGGCGAGGCGGCCCGGCTGCTGTTCTGCAAGATCATGCTGCAGAAGCCGAACATTCTGGTGCTGGACGAGCCGACGAACCACCTTGATCTCGAAAGCATCAACGCGCTGAATCAGGCGATCCAGAAGTACGAAGGTACCGTGTTCCTGGTGACGCATGACCAGGAGCTGATCGAAGAGGCCGGGACGCGCATCTGGCACTTCGAAGGTGGGCCGACGAACTTCAAGATCACGGACCACAAGGGGCCGTTCGAGGAGTATCAGCAGCAGTTGGCGATGTCGAGCAAGTAG